GCCGCGGTCTCCGGCAAGGCAAAGACGCCTAACGGGAGCACCACCTCCTGAAGCGTCGCGCCGCCGTGATAGCCGTTCTTCTTCATCCCGAAGCGGACCCGCTCGCTCCATGGCGCCAGCAGGCGCCGGCCCTGGGTGACGACACGCGGACCTTGAAGCAGGATCTCGTCGTCCGCGGGTGCTCCCGACACGGGGCGCCAACGTTCCGCACCGTCCGCGTCTCGGAGCTCGGTCCCGCGTTCGAGCACATGACCATGGTCGCTCACGAGGACGACGACCCGGCCGCTGGAGCGACAGGCGTCGAGCAGTTCCTCGACGGGCCGGATCTGCCGCGCGGTCCATCGCACCGGCACCTGCTCGCCCTTCGCGAGGTGGTCGTCGACCGCGTTGATCACGACGCCGACGACCCGGTGGTCGGGATCGGCAATGGATTCCGTAACGCCGCGGGGAACTCCCGCCGCGCCGGCTTCCCGGAGGTCACCCTTGTGAAACAGCACCGGCGGCGCCGCCGGTGCACAAGCCGAGCGCAGTCCCGCGTGTCCGGAAAATCCGTCCTTCTCCGTCGATGAATTGCCGGACACGATCTCCCCGCACAACAGGCTCGTACGCGACACCTCGGTCACCGTGGGCAGGCCGGCAATGACCACGGGACGCTCCGGCTTCTCTCCCGCCACCAGCTCGACCCATCCGCGCCAGACGAGATCGCGCTCCAGCTCCCTGAAGACCGCCATGCTCATCGCATCGATGACCAGCACGAGCACCGGTTGCACACGGGCGAGGGGGGCGATCCAGCGGTCGAGCACCGCCTCGACACCCAGCAGGCTCCGGTCGTGCGGTCCGGAGCCCGGCCAGCCCGCCAGGAGCCTCCCGAACTCCCGGTTCTCCTGCTGCCGCGCCAAGTCGGCCTGCCGCGCCAGGGCGGCGTACGCCTCCCCGAGCCGCGGTGAAGAGTCGCCGTCCCAGAGGCACGTGCGGGCCCAGTCCACGAAGCCGCCCGCGAATCGATACGCGCGTGTGGCCTCGCCGAACGACTGCCGGCTTGCCGCAACACCACCGCGGCGGGCGGCGAGCCAGCCGGCCAGACGCAGAGCCATTTCGACACCCAGCGGACGACGCGATTCTTTCGCCGAGAGTGCGTGGTCGAGCACGTTGCCGGCGGCGTCCCGCAACGCCGCCGGCATCTCGTGCGCTTTGCTGTCGACGAACGCGACCAGCTCCCGCGCGAGATCGCCAAGCCGCTGGTCGAGGGACGCCCGCAGGATCCCGCTCCGCCACGCAAGGTCCGTCGCGCCCAACTCCTGCAGCAGGACGTCGGCATCGGCAAGCACCGCCATGACTGTCCCGAAGGACTCCGCCGGCGGCGCCGGCCCGGAATCCGCACGACGAGCAAGACGCCGCCGCACCACATCCTCGGCGGCGTCGATCCACCCGCGGGCAAGCTCCGCGTCCAGATCGTGCAGGCCGAGCAGGGCCTCGAGCTTGCCTCTCGCCTTGGCCGCCCGTTCGTCGCCCTGCGCCTCCGGATCGAACAGGACGCGCGCCACGAGACCAACGGAGACCGTCCCGCGCCCGAGTCGTCCCGCGCACTCGAAGATCGCCCGCGCCGTCCGACCCACGCTGGCCTCGGAGGCGACCGCCAGT
The sequence above is drawn from the Acidobacteriota bacterium genome and encodes:
- the pglZ gene encoding BREX-2 system phosphatase PglZ, coding for MSSVPSFAQVRAQVESIRHRYPDARAIGIGMPALDEATPAPSVLRAGSEELSVIRCGSVLALRERFVDLPAAGPPLVVLTDLSEAELGDDLVARLAHRRLFPIDPWQLVKERFKVLHVDPRLVERHAWAARALLDAEPEDGYSPVPSGFLDAETAWRHLFEALAGIPRGARDPEALVAWALDGAPAEKLDALPEAVRTGLAVASEASVGRTARAIFECAGRLGRGTVSVGLVARVLFDPEAQGDERAAKARGKLEALLGLHDLDAELARGWIDAAEDVVRRRLARRADSGPAPPAESFGTVMAVLADADVLLQELGATDLAWRSGILRASLDQRLGDLARELVAFVDSKAHEMPAALRDAAGNVLDHALSAKESRRPLGVEMALRLAGWLAARRGGVAASRQSFGEATRAYRFAGGFVDWARTCLWDGDSSPRLGEAYAALARQADLARQQENREFGRLLAGWPGSGPHDRSLLGVEAVLDRWIAPLARVQPVLVLVIDAMSMAVFRELERDLVWRGWVELVAGEKPERPVVIAGLPTVTEVSRTSLLCGEIVSGNSSTEKDGFSGHAGLRSACAPAAPPVLFHKGDLREAGAAGVPRGVTESIADPDHRVVGVVINAVDDHLAKGEQVPVRWTARQIRPVEELLDACRSSGRVVVLVSDHGHVLERGTELRDADGAERWRPVSGAPADDEILLQGPRVVTQGRRLLAPWSERVRFGMKKNGYHGGATLQEVVLPLGVFALPETAAHVAGWREAAEEIPGWWQWRVETVPAAEPGPAALDADRQALARVQRVLAALDARGGKLTGPALAEHLGVPLFRLGGIVSALRRILNVEGYDVLSVDDASETVQLNRDLLDTQFGLASDRKQLSGAGR